Below is a genomic region from Streptomyces sp. NBC_00461.
GATGCCCTTGTGCGGGGTGACGTCGTCGTAGTCGCGGCCTCGGGCCACCACGACGTGGGACTCGTCGGCCCGGGTGCTGTTGGTGGGGTCGTAGCCGCACCAGTCGCCCGCCCAGTACTCGATCCAGGCGTGGCTCTGCCCGGCGACGGGACGGTGGAGTTCGGCCTCGCGGTCGGGGTGGAGGTAGCCGGAGACATAGCGGGCCGGCAGTCCCACGCCCCGCAGCAGGGCGACGGTGAGGTGGGTGATGTCCTGGCAGACGCCCGCGCCCTGCTCCCAGGCCTCCGCGGGGGACGTGTTCACGCTGGTGGCGCCGGGCAGGTAGGACACCCGGCCGGCGACCAGCGCGGACACGGCCGTCGCCGTGTCGTGCGGGTCGAGGCCGGCCGCCGCCTTGCGCGCCTTCTTGACGAGCTTCGCCGGGACCGTCGTACGGACCGTCGGGCTCGTGAACTCCAACAGGCGTGAGTTGACCGTGAGTTCGGCCAGTTTCGCCCAAGTGGGCGCCGCCGGGAGCGCGTCGGCAGGTGACGTCTCGACCAGGCTGGAGGCGGTGATGGTGAGGTTGCCGTGCGGGTCCATCAGGTCGAAGCCGGTGACCTGGGTGCCCCAGTAATCCCAGTACGACCAGGTGGCCGTCGCGGGGCTCACGGTGACGCGGGCGTCCAGGGTGGTCTGGCCGGGCAGCGTCAGCGGGGTCATACGGACCTCGTTGTGCGAGGAGGCCGCGGGCTGGGCGTAGGAGACCCGGGTGGTGTGCTTGATACGAAGGCGACGAGCCATCTCAGGCTCCTTCCTGGGCCCACTCGACGGGCCCCTGGTACGGGAAGAACCGCTC
It encodes:
- a CDS encoding transglutaminase family protein encodes the protein MARRLRIKHTTRVSYAQPAASSHNEVRMTPLTLPGQTTLDARVTVSPATATWSYWDYWGTQVTGFDLMDPHGNLTITASSLVETSPADALPAAPTWAKLAELTVNSRLLEFTSPTVRTTVPAKLVKKARKAAAGLDPHDTATAVSALVAGRVSYLPGATSVNTSPAEAWEQGAGVCQDITHLTVALLRGVGLPARYVSGYLHPDREAELHRPVAGQSHAWIEYWAGDWCGYDPTNSTRADESHVVVARGRDYDDVTPHKGIYRGVAGGPPEVSVEFTRVA